In Cicer arietinum cultivar CDC Frontier isolate Library 1 chromosome 1, Cicar.CDCFrontier_v2.0, whole genome shotgun sequence, one DNA window encodes the following:
- the LOC105852910 gene encoding uncharacterized protein encodes MASTPTYHRNEETEFLIQNEGTIASRLRSSFKVEDVKTYQTTREIEGKPSRLSKHKKEKGISNSLTEKMGELPTEMVSKKSSDSTPKIKRVEELKDLASSKNEVVIKGKVSQLNSKKQAELGKIESSVVKTDGSFPYNDEKGKEIEKAKLSEKHDNKKSINERPVFYIRWKGLENTSACWKCALCEKDMAYLANEEEPEHSNQLEENDQLQYYLFSSHRREELRTLLPEAAVLPCSHVFHGSCLSELQLTNLTDPSCPLCDMS; translated from the exons ATGGCATCGACGCCAACATATCACAGAAATGAAGAGACtgaatttttaatacaaaatgaaGGAACAATTGCATCTAGACTGAGATCCAGTTTCAAAGTTGAAGATGTCAAGACATACCAAACTACACGAGAAATTGAAG GTAAGCCAAGTCGATTATCAAAGCATAAGAAAGAAAAAGGCATTAGTAATTCTTTGACTGAGAAGATGGGCGAACTCCCAACTGAAATGGTTAGCAAGAAGAGTAGTGATTCTACACCTAAGATTAAGAGGGTCGAAGAACTCAAAGATTTAGCATCTTCAAAGAATGAGGTGGTTATTAAGGGCAAGGTTTCTCAACTCAATTCAAAGAAACAGGCAGAACTTGGGAAAATAGAGAGTTCTGTGGTCAAAACCGATGGATCCTTTCCTTATAATGATGAGAAGGGAAAGGAGATAGAGAAAGCTAAACTTTCAGAGAAACATGATAATAAGAAATCAATAAATGAACGCCCCGTATTCTATATTCGATGGAAAG GCTTGGAAAACACAAGTGCGTGTTGGAAATGTGCGCTGTGTGAGAAAGATATGGCATATTTAGCAAATGAAGAGGAACCGGAGCATTCAAATCAACTTGAAGAAAATGATCAGCtgcaatattatttattctcCTCCCATAGGAGAGAAGAATTGCGTACCCTTTTACCAGAAGCTGCTGTTCTTCCATGTAGTCATGTTTTCCACGGCTCATGCTTATCTGAGTTGCAGCTAACTAATCTCACTGATCCTTCGTGCCCTTTATGTGATATGTCTTAG